The Streptococcus oralis DNA window TTCTGTATGTATGGGGGACGATGTATTGCCTCATGAGACAGAATTTGAGATTCCTGAAGATATGACGGTGAAAGAATTTTTTGACTTTCTAGAAAAGGAACGTTACCTACCTTCTGTCCAAGGGAATAATGTTGCCTGGGAACTTCGTAATAGAAACGGGGAACACGGAGTTTATTTCACCAAAACACGAGAAATCATTCATCCAGATGCACTCCTAAAAGAAATGGTGGAAGGATTTGATGGAATACCCTTATTTGTTTTGCTCTATCATTATACTCCAGAAGCTTACTATAATAGAAAAGAGAATAGATGAGAATTGCAGATTATAGCGTGACCAAGGCAGTGCTGGAGCGTCACGGTTTTACCTTTAAAAAGTCCTTCGGGCAAAATTTCCTGACGGATACCAATATCCTTCAAAAAATCGTGGATACGGCTGAAATTGATGATCAGGTTAATGTCATCGAAATCGGGCCAGGGATTGGTGCTTTGACAGAATTTTTGGCAGAGCGTGCGGCAGAGGTTATGGCCTTTGAGATTGACCACCGTTTGGTACCGATTTTAGCAGATACCCTGCGTGATTTTGACAATGTGACAGTAGTCAACGAGGACATTCTCAAAGTTGACTTGATCCAGCATATCCAGAATTTCAAAAATCCTGACCTGCCAATCAAGGTAGTAGCCAATTTGCCCTACTATATCACAACGCCTATTCTCATGCATTTGATCGAGAGTGGCATTCCTTTTAGTGAGTTTGTCGTCATGATGCAGAAAGAAGTGGCGGATCGTATCTCCGCTCAACCCAATACCAAGGCTTACGGTAGTTTGTCGATTGCTGTCCAGTATTACATGACAGCCAAGGTTGCCTTTATCGTGCCTCGTACGGTCTTTGTGCCAGCGCCGAATGTTGACTCGGCTATCCTGAAAATGGTACGTCGTCCAGAACCAGCTGTAGCAGTGAAAGATGAGAACTTCTTCTTTAAGGTTTCCAAGGCTAGTTTCACCCATCGTCGTAAGACCTTATGGAACAACTTAACAGGCTACTTTGGGAAAACTGATGAAGTCAAGGATAAGCTGACCAAGGCTTTGGACCAAGCAGGCTTGTTACCATCTGTGCGTGGGGAAGCACTTAGCTTGGAAGAATTTGCTAGCCTTTCAGATGCGCTTAAAGGACAAGGACTCTAAGATGCAGGGACAAATTATTAAAGCCTTGGCAGGATTCTATTATGTAGAGAGTGATGGCCAAGTCTATCAGACACGTGCGCGTGGGAATTTCCGCAAAAAAGGTCATACACCCTACGTTGGGGATTGGGTAGATTTTTCTGCCGAGGAAAATTCCGAAGGTTATATCCTCAAGATTCACGAACGGAGAAACAGTCTGGTCCGTCCGCCCATTGTCAATATTGACCAAGCTGTGGTGATCATGTCCGTCAAGGAACCGGACTTCAACAGCAATTTGCTGGATCGTTTCTTGGTTCTTTTGGAGCACAAGGACATCCATCCCATCGTTTATATTTCTAAAATGGATTTGTTGGAAGATAGAGAAGAACTGGATTTTTACCAACAGACTTACGGTGCCATTGGTTATGACTTTGTGACTAATAAGGAAGAGCTCTTGCCACTATTAACAAACAAGGTGACAGTCTTTATGGGGCAGACTGGTGTTGGAAAATCAACACTCCTCAATAAAATCGCACCAGACCTCGATCTTGAAACAGGAGAAATTTCAGACAGTCTGGGTCGCGGGCGCCACACTACTCGAGCAGTTAGTTTTTATAATCTCAATGGAGGTAAAATCGCAGATACACCGGGATTTTCATCCTTGGACTATGAAGTGTCAACGGCTGAAGGTCTCAATCAGTCCTTTCCAGAGATTGCCACTGTCAGTCGAGATTGCAAGTTCCGTACTTGTACCCATACCCATGAGCCGTCCTGTGCGGTTAAGCCAGCTGTAGAAGAAGGTGCCATTGCAACCTTCCGTTTTGACAACTACCTGCAATTCCTCAGTGAGATTGAAAATCGCAGAGAAACCTATAAAAAAGTCAGTAAAAAAATTTCAAAATAAGGAGAAACCCATGTCTCAATACAAGATTGCTCCGTCAATTCTGGCAGCAGATTATGCCAACTTTGAACGTGAAATCAAACGTCTAGAAGCAACTGGTGCAGAATATGCCCATATCGATATCATGGATGGTCACTTTGTACCACAAATCAGTTTTGGTGCAGGTGTGGTTGAAGCTCTTCGCCCCCATAGCAAGATGGTCTTTGACTGCCACTTGATGGTATCAAATCCTGAGCATCATCTAGAAGATTTTGCGCGTGCGGGTGCGGATATCATCAGTATCCATGTGGAAGCAACGCCTCATATCCATGGTGCCCTCCAAAAAATTCGCTCTCTTGGTGTCAAACCTTCGGTTGTTATCAATCCTGGGACACCTGTGGAGGCGATTAAGCACATCCTTCACCTAGTGGACCAAGTCTTGGTGATGACGGTTAACCCTGGATTTGGTGGGCAAACTTTCCTGCCTGAAACCATGGATAAGGTTCGTGAGTTGGTTGCCCTTCGTGAGGAAAAAGGTTTGAGCTTTGAGATTGAAGTCGATGGCGGGATTGATGATCAAACCATTTCTCAGGCTAAAGAAGCTGGTGCTACCGTTTTTGTAGCGGGATCTTATGTCTTTAAGGGAGATGTCAATGAACGAGTGCAAACTCTCAGAAAACAATTGGACTAGGGTTGCCGTTTTTGCCGGCGGAGATCGCGGTCATTATCGGACGGATTTTGATTGCTTTGTCGGTGTGGATCGAGGCTCGCTCTGGGTCTTGGAAGAAGACCTTCCTCTCGATCTAGCAGTTGGAGATTTTGATTCGGTGACTGCAGACGAACGTCAGTTGATTCAAAAACGTGCCCAACATTTTGTCCAAGCCCAGCCAGAAAAGGATGATACGGATCTGGAACTAGCACTTTTAACGATTTTTGAAAAAAATCCTCAAGCCCAAGTGACCATTTTTGGGGCTTTGGGTGGTCGTATTGATCATATGCTGGCTAATGTCTTTCTGCCTAGCAATCCCAAGTTGGCACCCTATATGCGCCAGATAGCGATTGAGGATGGGGAAAACTTGATTGCCTATTGTCCAGAAGGGAGCAGTCAGCTTCAACCCCGTTCAGACTACGATTATCTAGCCTTTATGCCAGTTCGGGATAGCCAGCTGACTATTCTTGGTGCCAAGTACGAATTGACAGAGGAGAATTTTTTCTTTAAAAAAGTATACGCTTCTAACGAATATATAGATAGGGAAGTTTCGGTGACTTGCCCTGATGGCTATGTGGTTGTCTTGCATAGCAAGGACAGGAGGTAGGATGGAGACTGTATTACTACTATTATTAATTGCCAACCTAGCTGGACTCTTTCTCATTTGGCAAAGGCAAGATAAGCAAGACAAGTACCTAGCCAAGAGCTTGGAGGATCAGGCAGACAATCTTTCAGATCAACTGGATTACCGCTTTGAACAAGCCAGACAAGCCAGCCAGCTGGATCAAAAAGACTTGGAAGTGGCTGTCAGCGACCGTTTGCAAGAAGTGCGAATGGAGTTGCACCAAGGCCTGACGCAAGTCCGTCAAGAAATGACAGATAATCTGTTGCAAACTAGAGATAAGACTGACCAACGTCTCCAAGCCCTGCAGGAATCAAATGAACAACGCTTGGAGCAAATGCGCCAGACGGTCGAGGAAAAATTGGAAAAGACCTTGCAGACGCGCTTGCAGGCTTCCTTTGAGACAGTTTCAAAGCAACTAGAGTCGGTCAATCGTGGCCTGGGAGAGATGCAGACAGTTGCCCGCGATGTTGGTGCCCTTAACAAAGTTCTCTCTGGAACCAAGACGCGAGGGATTTTGGGCGAATTGCAACTGGGGCAAATCATCGAAGACATCATGACACCAGCCCAGTACGAACGAGAATACGCAACGGTTGAAAACTCTAGCGAGCGAGTAGAGTATGCCATCAAGTTACCTGGCCAAGGTGATCGGGAATATGTCTACTTACCGATTGACTCCAAGTTTCCATTGGCGGATTATTACCGCTTAGAAGAGGCTTATGAAGCAGGTGATAAGGACGAGATTGAACGCTGTCGCAAGTCACTCCTAGCTAGTGTCAAGCGCTTTGCCAAGGATATCAAGAGCAAGTACATAGCGCCACCTCGGACGACCAATTTTGGAGTCTTGTTTGTTCCAACAGAAGGACTCTACTCAGAAATCGTCCGCAATCCGGTCTTCTTTGATGATTTGAGACGGGAGGAGCAGATTATTGTCGCAGGTCCAAGTACCCTATCAGCCCTGCTCAATTCTCTATCAGTTGGCTTCAAAACTCTCAATATCCAAAAGAGTGCAGATCATATCAGCAAGACTCTTGCTAGTGTCAAGACCGAGTTTGGCAAGTTTGGTGGCATTCTGGTCAAAGCACAAAAGCATCTCCAACATGCCTCTGGCAATATTGATGAATTATTAAACCGTCGTACCACAGCTATCGAGCGTACGCTCCGTCACATTGAGTTATCAGAAAGTGAGCCTGCGCTTGATCTACTCCATTTCCAAGAAGATGAGGAAGAATATGAAGATTAGTCACATGAAAAAAGATGAGCTGTTTGAAGGTTTTTACCTGATTAAGTCAGCTGACCTGAGACAGACGCGTGCTGGGAAAAACTACCTAGCCTTTACCTTCCAAGACGATAGTGGCGAGATTGAAGGGAAACTCTGGGATGCCCAACCTCATAACGTTGAGGCCTTTACCGCTGGGAAAGTCGTCCACATGCAGGGACGTCGAGAAGTTTATAATAATACACCTCAAGTCAATCAAATTACTCTTCGCTTGCCTCAGCCTGGAGAACCCAATGATCCAGCTGACTTCAAGGTCAAATCGCCGGTTGATGTCAAGGAGATTCGTGACTACATGTCGCAAATGATTTTCAAGATTGAAAATCCTGTCTGGCAGCGTATCGTTCGCAGTCTCTACACCAAGTATGATAAGGAATTCTACTCCTATCCAGCTGCCAAGACCAACCACCATGCCTTTGAGACGGGTTTGGCCTATCATACAGCAACCATGGTGCGCTTAGCAGATGCTATTAGTGAGATCTATCCTCAGCTCAACAAGAGTCTGCTCTATGCGGGGATTATGTTGCACGACTTGGCTAAGGTTTTAGAACTCAGTGGTCCTGATCAGACGGAGTACACAGTGCGAGGCAATCTCCTTGGACATATTGCTCTCATCGATAGTGAAATTACTAAGACAGTCATGGAACTGGGCATCGATGATACTAGAGAAGAAGTGGTGCTACTGCGCCATGTCATCCTCAGCCACCATGGCTTGCTAGAGTATGGAAGTCCAGTCCGTCCACGCATTATGGAAGCAGAGATTATCCATATGATTGACAATCTAGATGCCAGTATGATGATGATGTCAACAGCTCTAGCTTTGGTGGACAAAGGAGAGATGACCAATAAAATCTTTGCTATGGACAATCGTTCCTTCTATAAACCAGATTTAGATTAATAATTTAAGAAAAACGAGCATTTTTTACGCAATAATGTTCGTTTTTTTATGTGAATATGGTATAATGGATAAAATATCAAAATTAAATGGAATGGTAAATAAAAATGAAATTAAGAAGAAGTGATCGGATGGTTGTCATTTCCAACTATTTGATTAATAATCCATACAAACTAACAAGTCTCAACACCTTTGCAGAAAAGTACGAATCTGCTAAATCATCGATTTCAGAGGACATCGTGATTATCAAGCGTGCCTTTGAGGAAATCGAAATCGGCCATATTCAGACTGTGACTGGAGCAGGTGGTGGCGTTATCTTTACACCATCAATTTCGAGTCATGAAGCTAAAGAAATGATCGCAGACTTGCGTGACAAACTTTCAGAAAGCGATCGTATCTTGCCAGGTGGCTATATCTACCTGTCTGATTTGCTCAGTACACCTGCCATTTTGAAAAATATTGGTCGTATCATTGCCAAGAGCTTTATGGACCAAAAAATCGATGCCGTTATGACAGTAGCAACAAAAGGTGTGCCACTCGCAAATGCAGTTGCCAATGTCCTCAACGTTCCATTTGTCATTGTGCGTCGTGACTTGAAAATTACCGAAGGTTCAACGGTCAGCGTCAACTATGTTTCAGGTTCCAGTGGTGACCGAATTGAGAAAATGTTCCTTTCAAAACGCAGTCTCAAGGCAGGCAGTCGTGTCTTGATTGTGGATGACTTCTTGAAAGGCGGCGGAACTGTCAACGGGATGATTAGTCTCTTGCGTGAATTCGATTCTGAACTAGCTGGTGTCGCAGTCTTTGCAGACAATGCCCAAGAAGAACGTGAAAAGCAGTTTGATTACAAGTCACTCTTGAAGGTTACCAATATTGATGTTAAGAACCAATCCATCGATGTCGAGATTGGAAATATCTTTGACGAAGACAAATAAGAGATAGAACTAAAGGTTGGAACGATTGTCCCAGCCTTTCTTTGCAAACAGAATAGAAGGAAGCTTATGAAAACACCATTTATCAGCCAAGAAGATTTAGAAACAATTGTTGCAGAGTTCCCGACTCCCTTCCACTTGTATGACGAGAAGGGGATTCGTGAAAAAGCAAGAGCGGTCAACCAGGCCTTTTCCTGGAACAAGGGCTTTAAGGAATATTTTGCAGTCAAGGCGACTCCAACCCCAGCCATCTTGAAAATCCTCCAAGAGGAAGGTTGTGGTGTGGACTGTTCTAGTTACGTGGAGCTCTTGATGAGCCACAAACTGAATTTCCCCGGTTCTGAGATTATGTTCTCTTCTAACAACACGCCAGACCAAGAGTACGCCTATGCGCGTGAATTGGGCGCAACTATTAACTTGGATGCCTTTGAAGATATTGAACATCTAGAGCGAGCGGCAGGCATTCCAGAAATTATGTCTTGTCGTTACAATCCTGGAGGCGTTTTTGAGCTAGGAACAGACATCATGGACAATCCTGGGGAGGCCAAGTTTGGGATGACCAAAGACCAGCTTTTTGAAGCCTTTGCGATTTTGAAGGAAAAAGGAGCCAAGACTTTTGGGATTCACTCTTTCCTAGCATCCAATACTGTCACCCATCTCTACTACCCAGAGTTGGCTCGTCAGCTTTTTGGATTGGCTGTTGAAATCAAGGAAAAATTGGGTATTTCGCTAGATTTCATCAATCTTTCCGGCGGTATTGGTGTCAACTATCGTCCAGACCAGGAGCCAAATGACATCGCTGTGATTGGTGAAGGGGTGTGTAAGGTTTATGAGGAAGTTCTTACACCTGCAGGACTTGGTCAGGTTAAGATTTTCACAGAATTAGGCCGCTTTATGTTAGCCCCTCACGGAGCTCTCGTCACAAGAGTCACTCATAAGAAAAAAACCTATCGTACCTATCTGGGTGTGGATGCATCAGCAGTCAACCTCATGCGC harbors:
- the rsmA gene encoding 16S rRNA (adenine(1518)-N(6)/adenine(1519)-N(6))-dimethyltransferase RsmA, translated to MRIADYSVTKAVLERHGFTFKKSFGQNFLTDTNILQKIVDTAEIDDQVNVIEIGPGIGALTEFLAERAAEVMAFEIDHRLVPILADTLRDFDNVTVVNEDILKVDLIQHIQNFKNPDLPIKVVANLPYYITTPILMHLIESGIPFSEFVVMMQKEVADRISAQPNTKAYGSLSIAVQYYMTAKVAFIVPRTVFVPAPNVDSAILKMVRRPEPAVAVKDENFFFKVSKASFTHRRKTLWNNLTGYFGKTDEVKDKLTKALDQAGLLPSVRGEALSLEEFASLSDALKGQGL
- the rsgA gene encoding ribosome small subunit-dependent GTPase A gives rise to the protein MQGQIIKALAGFYYVESDGQVYQTRARGNFRKKGHTPYVGDWVDFSAEENSEGYILKIHERRNSLVRPPIVNIDQAVVIMSVKEPDFNSNLLDRFLVLLEHKDIHPIVYISKMDLLEDREELDFYQQTYGAIGYDFVTNKEELLPLLTNKVTVFMGQTGVGKSTLLNKIAPDLDLETGEISDSLGRGRHTTRAVSFYNLNGGKIADTPGFSSLDYEVSTAEGLNQSFPEIATVSRDCKFRTCTHTHEPSCAVKPAVEEGAIATFRFDNYLQFLSEIENRRETYKKVSKKISK
- the rpe gene encoding ribulose-phosphate 3-epimerase; this translates as MSQYKIAPSILAADYANFEREIKRLEATGAEYAHIDIMDGHFVPQISFGAGVVEALRPHSKMVFDCHLMVSNPEHHLEDFARAGADIISIHVEATPHIHGALQKIRSLGVKPSVVINPGTPVEAIKHILHLVDQVLVMTVNPGFGGQTFLPETMDKVRELVALREEKGLSFEIEVDGGIDDQTISQAKEAGATVFVAGSYVFKGDVNERVQTLRKQLD
- a CDS encoding thiamine diphosphokinase, coding for MNECKLSENNWTRVAVFAGGDRGHYRTDFDCFVGVDRGSLWVLEEDLPLDLAVGDFDSVTADERQLIQKRAQHFVQAQPEKDDTDLELALLTIFEKNPQAQVTIFGALGGRIDHMLANVFLPSNPKLAPYMRQIAIEDGENLIAYCPEGSSQLQPRSDYDYLAFMPVRDSQLTILGAKYELTEENFFFKKVYASNEYIDREVSVTCPDGYVVVLHSKDRR
- the rmuC gene encoding DNA recombination protein RmuC produces the protein METVLLLLLIANLAGLFLIWQRQDKQDKYLAKSLEDQADNLSDQLDYRFEQARQASQLDQKDLEVAVSDRLQEVRMELHQGLTQVRQEMTDNLLQTRDKTDQRLQALQESNEQRLEQMRQTVEEKLEKTLQTRLQASFETVSKQLESVNRGLGEMQTVARDVGALNKVLSGTKTRGILGELQLGQIIEDIMTPAQYEREYATVENSSERVEYAIKLPGQGDREYVYLPIDSKFPLADYYRLEEAYEAGDKDEIERCRKSLLASVKRFAKDIKSKYIAPPRTTNFGVLFVPTEGLYSEIVRNPVFFDDLRREEQIIVAGPSTLSALLNSLSVGFKTLNIQKSADHISKTLASVKTEFGKFGGILVKAQKHLQHASGNIDELLNRRTTAIERTLRHIELSESEPALDLLHFQEDEEEYED
- a CDS encoding 3'-5' exoribonuclease YhaM family protein — translated: MKISHMKKDELFEGFYLIKSADLRQTRAGKNYLAFTFQDDSGEIEGKLWDAQPHNVEAFTAGKVVHMQGRREVYNNTPQVNQITLRLPQPGEPNDPADFKVKSPVDVKEIRDYMSQMIFKIENPVWQRIVRSLYTKYDKEFYSYPAAKTNHHAFETGLAYHTATMVRLADAISEIYPQLNKSLLYAGIMLHDLAKVLELSGPDQTEYTVRGNLLGHIALIDSEITKTVMELGIDDTREEVVLLRHVILSHHGLLEYGSPVRPRIMEAEIIHMIDNLDASMMMMSTALALVDKGEMTNKIFAMDNRSFYKPDLD
- the purR gene encoding pur operon repressor, producing MKLRRSDRMVVISNYLINNPYKLTSLNTFAEKYESAKSSISEDIVIIKRAFEEIEIGHIQTVTGAGGGVIFTPSISSHEAKEMIADLRDKLSESDRILPGGYIYLSDLLSTPAILKNIGRIIAKSFMDQKIDAVMTVATKGVPLANAVANVLNVPFVIVRRDLKITEGSTVSVNYVSGSSGDRIEKMFLSKRSLKAGSRVLIVDDFLKGGGTVNGMISLLREFDSELAGVAVFADNAQEEREKQFDYKSLLKVTNIDVKNQSIDVEIGNIFDEDK
- a CDS encoding diaminopimelate decarboxylase, translating into MKTPFISQEDLETIVAEFPTPFHLYDEKGIREKARAVNQAFSWNKGFKEYFAVKATPTPAILKILQEEGCGVDCSSYVELLMSHKLNFPGSEIMFSSNNTPDQEYAYARELGATINLDAFEDIEHLERAAGIPEIMSCRYNPGGVFELGTDIMDNPGEAKFGMTKDQLFEAFAILKEKGAKTFGIHSFLASNTVTHLYYPELARQLFGLAVEIKEKLGISLDFINLSGGIGVNYRPDQEPNDIAVIGEGVCKVYEEVLTPAGLGQVKIFTELGRFMLAPHGALVTRVTHKKKTYRTYLGVDASAVNLMRPAMYGAYHHITNLTHPDGPVEVVDVVGSLCENNDKFAVNRELPHTEIGDLLVIHDTGAHGFSMGYQYNAKLRSAEILYTEEGNARQIRRAERPEDYFATLYGFDFESGH